From Paenibacillus graminis, a single genomic window includes:
- the thiI gene encoding tRNA uracil 4-sulfurtransferase ThiI produces the protein MLLLRFGEFTLKGKNRSRFEKTVLRHVKEMIKPFPKVTLSKEFGRIYVQLNGEPAVELIDVLRNVFGIASISPVKVSLSDFDDILSVSQNVLRIAAPPAGTTFKVNVRRVWKGFSFGSIEMNKLISTPLLQSYPGLLVDVKSPQMELRIEIREGHTYIFCENIAGVGGFPLGTNGKAMLLLSGGIDSPVAGWSSMRRGLEVECVHFYSFPYTSELARQKVVDLTRVLSQYAGVIKLHLVPFTEVQTSFTGIGQDNLIITLMRRAMLKIATRLAEREGALALVTGESLGQVASQTLSSMNVIGRATPLPLLRPLVMMDKSEIVELSKTVGTYNLSILPYEDCCTLFVPKSPTTNPNLRIVDKIEATLPGYGALLDAAVAGTETVTITPYGDEKPSDVVQAQAGLQEEWF, from the coding sequence ATGCTGCTGCTGCGGTTCGGAGAGTTTACTTTAAAGGGGAAAAACCGTTCCCGGTTTGAGAAAACAGTGCTGCGCCATGTGAAAGAAATGATTAAGCCTTTTCCCAAGGTGACTTTAAGCAAGGAATTCGGCCGCATTTACGTGCAATTGAACGGTGAGCCTGCAGTAGAACTGATCGATGTGCTGCGCAATGTTTTCGGCATTGCTTCGATAAGTCCCGTTAAGGTTTCGCTTTCGGACTTTGATGACATTTTATCTGTCAGCCAGAATGTTCTCCGGATTGCTGCTCCGCCGGCCGGTACGACCTTCAAGGTGAATGTCCGCCGCGTGTGGAAGGGTTTTTCTTTTGGCTCGATTGAAATGAACAAGCTGATCTCTACACCGCTGCTTCAGAGCTATCCGGGGCTGCTTGTGGATGTGAAGTCGCCGCAGATGGAACTTAGGATTGAAATCCGTGAGGGGCATACGTACATCTTCTGTGAAAATATTGCCGGTGTCGGAGGTTTTCCACTGGGCACCAACGGCAAAGCCATGCTGCTGCTGTCCGGAGGCATTGACAGCCCGGTCGCAGGCTGGTCGTCCATGCGCCGGGGACTTGAGGTGGAATGTGTCCACTTCTACAGCTTTCCCTATACCAGCGAGCTGGCCAGGCAAAAAGTCGTCGATCTGACCCGGGTATTGTCCCAATATGCTGGCGTCATCAAACTGCATCTTGTTCCGTTTACTGAGGTGCAGACCTCCTTCACAGGCATTGGGCAGGATAACCTGATTATTACCCTGATGCGCCGGGCCATGCTGAAGATTGCCACGCGCCTGGCTGAGCGGGAAGGGGCACTGGCCCTCGTTACGGGTGAAAGTCTGGGGCAGGTTGCCAGCCAGACGCTGTCCAGCATGAACGTTATAGGCCGTGCGACCCCGCTTCCGCTGCTGCGGCCTCTCGTGATGATGGACAAGAGCGAAATCGTGGAACTCTCCAAAACGGTCGGCACCTACAACCTTTCCATCCTCCCTTACGAGGATTGCTGTACGCTGTTTGTCCCGAAATCACCAACAACGAATCCTAACCTGCGGATCGTGGACAAGATTGAAGCGACCCTTCCCGGTTACGGTGCTCTGCTGGATGCGGCGGTCGCCGGTACGGAGACGGTCACTATAACCCCATACGGGGATGAAAAGCCCAGCGATGTGGTTCAGGCGCAAGCCGGGCTGCAGGAAGAATGGTTCTAA
- a CDS encoding LCP family protein: MSTSKGSLPPRSGGNQRNGRPQPNSTAKTVQKKKKVKKRGALARMGKMVLTLLIIVILAVLGYAGYLYWKFDHGSFGVDKPVQVGHSASEKPITMLLLGTDNRPKHPSNLTDVIMVVALNPKTQSATVVSLPRDTYVELSGYKRTKINEFYARFKSKEKTSGILAEDEMKTMMGKYLDIDVDYATVLDFQGFRDVVDELGGVDVNISENMCYTDSVDGTDINLTKGPARLNGDDALDYVRYRKSNCKPKTKASDDFDRNKRQNEVLNSLVGQMQSLGGVLKIGKVLDAVDDNMKTDIENAQIKNIISAYWKISKENIEFKPVTGTWRSPYVYINDKELEAAKQSLQDRIAGAAPGGTAASQN; the protein is encoded by the coding sequence ATGAGTACAAGTAAAGGCAGTTTGCCTCCAAGATCCGGCGGGAACCAGAGAAATGGCAGACCGCAGCCAAACAGCACGGCCAAAACCGTGCAGAAGAAGAAAAAAGTTAAGAAACGCGGAGCATTGGCGAGAATGGGGAAAATGGTATTAACCCTTCTGATTATCGTCATTCTCGCCGTGCTGGGATATGCAGGGTATCTGTATTGGAAGTTTGATCATGGAAGCTTTGGCGTGGATAAGCCGGTTCAGGTGGGCCATTCCGCTTCAGAGAAGCCCATCACCATGCTGCTGCTGGGGACGGACAACCGGCCCAAACATCCTTCCAATCTGACGGATGTCATTATGGTTGTGGCCCTTAATCCCAAAACCCAGTCTGCTACAGTGGTTTCTCTTCCCCGTGACACTTATGTTGAGCTTAGCGGATATAAGCGGACCAAAATCAATGAATTTTACGCCCGCTTCAAGAGCAAGGAGAAGACTTCAGGCATTCTTGCTGAAGACGAAATGAAGACGATGATGGGCAAGTATCTGGATATCGACGTAGATTATGCGACAGTGCTTGATTTTCAGGGCTTCCGTGATGTTGTGGATGAACTGGGCGGTGTAGATGTTAATATCAGTGAGAATATGTGCTATACCGATAGTGTGGATGGTACGGATATCAACCTGACCAAGGGTCCGGCCCGGCTGAATGGCGATGATGCACTCGATTATGTGCGCTACCGCAAGTCGAACTGCAAGCCTAAGACGAAGGCATCCGATGACTTTGACCGCAACAAACGCCAGAATGAAGTGCTGAATTCATTAGTCGGACAGATGCAGTCCCTGGGCGGCGTTCTGAAGATCGGCAAAGTGCTGGATGCGGTGGATGACAACATGAAGACGGATATCGAAAATGCGCAGATCAAAAATATAATTTCTGCCTATTGGAAAATATCGAAAGAGAATATTGAATTCAAACCGGTGACCGGAACCTGGCGCAGTCCATATGTATATATTAACGATAAAGAGCTTGAGGCTGCGAAGCAAAGCCTTCAGGACCGGATTGCGGGTGCTGCACCCGGCGGTACGGCTGCTTCCCAAAATTGA
- a CDS encoding lytic transglycosylase domain-containing protein: MAINPAAGTGTGQLKWINLRSSSRVNNGTDNAKPEVTGSSSAEFAALLQELALQNAGGNSGSPGASLDSSALSGMLWQQLGGMDEAYNAISGEITDTKPTDYEDLIQSASVKYGVPVDLIKAVIDTESSFNPNVVSSAGAKGLMQLMDGTANGLGVSDPFDPAQSIDGGVRYLSYQLKRYNGQENMALAAYNAGPGRVNKLGVSTDLELLANLSQLPKETQAYISKIERARAKYAV, translated from the coding sequence ATGGCGATCAACCCTGCAGCTGGAACCGGAACCGGGCAGCTGAAATGGATCAATCTGCGAAGTTCCTCCCGGGTTAACAACGGGACGGATAACGCAAAACCGGAAGTAACAGGAAGCTCATCGGCAGAATTTGCCGCACTCCTGCAGGAGCTGGCGCTCCAGAATGCCGGCGGAAACTCGGGCAGCCCGGGAGCTTCGCTTGACAGCTCTGCCTTAAGCGGAATGCTGTGGCAGCAGCTTGGAGGGATGGATGAAGCCTACAACGCCATTTCCGGGGAAATAACGGATACTAAACCTACGGATTATGAAGATCTGATTCAAAGTGCCAGCGTGAAATACGGAGTTCCCGTTGACTTGATCAAAGCCGTTATCGACACGGAATCGTCCTTCAATCCTAATGTTGTTTCTTCAGCCGGAGCCAAAGGGCTCATGCAGCTGATGGATGGCACAGCGAATGGGCTGGGCGTATCCGACCCCTTTGACCCGGCACAGAGTATCGACGGCGGAGTGCGTTATCTGTCCTACCAACTGAAACGGTATAATGGGCAGGAGAACATGGCGCTTGCCGCATACAATGCCGGACCGGGACGGGTGAACAAGCTTGGAGTAAGCACTGATCTGGAGCTGTTGGCCAATCTGTCGCAGCTACCGAAAGAAACGCAGGCCTACATCAGCAAAATAGAACGCGCCCGCGCCAAATACGCGGTATAA
- a CDS encoding TerC family protein yields the protein MDSLLLLGEILMINLVLSGDNAMVIAMASKNLPEHHRKLAVWWGAAGAVGLRCLLTFAAVLLLKVPYIEAGGGILLLWIAFKLLLEEEEDIRVEESSTVWKSVRTILLADFIMSLDNVLAIAGVAKGDLALVVIGIALSIPIVVWGSGIIVSWLHRLPVLTYIGAYILAYTAGDMLLQDAKLGAVISFLLPSLHSLLPLLLGIIVVLSGVFKRRPLSAK from the coding sequence ATGGATTCTTTATTGCTGCTTGGTGAGATCCTGATGATCAATCTTGTGCTGAGCGGAGATAACGCAATGGTCATCGCAATGGCCAGTAAAAATTTGCCGGAGCACCACCGTAAATTGGCGGTCTGGTGGGGAGCCGCCGGTGCTGTCGGTCTGCGCTGCCTGCTGACCTTTGCCGCAGTGCTGCTGCTTAAGGTCCCTTATATTGAAGCCGGCGGGGGAATACTGCTGCTATGGATCGCGTTCAAGCTGCTGCTGGAGGAAGAAGAGGACATCCGGGTGGAAGAGAGCTCCACTGTGTGGAAATCCGTGCGCACCATTCTGCTGGCGGACTTTATTATGAGCCTGGATAATGTGTTGGCCATCGCAGGTGTCGCTAAGGGGGATCTCGCTCTGGTTGTCATCGGTATTGCTCTAAGCATTCCGATTGTGGTGTGGGGCAGCGGAATCATTGTGAGCTGGCTGCACCGGCTTCCCGTCCTGACTTACATTGGCGCCTATATCCTCGCCTACACGGCGGGAGATATGCTGCTTCAGGATGCCAAGTTGGGTGCGGTGATTTCCTTCCTGCTGCCGTCCCTTCATTCGCTGCTGCCGCTGCTGCTTGGAATCATTGTGGTTCTGTCGGGGGTATTCAAGCGCAGGCCTTTATCGGCAAAGTAA
- a CDS encoding cysteine desulfurase family protein, translating into MLYWDYAAAAPPYDEVVQTVEQIMRLHYANPSSLHRAGVEAERLITRAREVCAAALAVQPHEILFTSGATESNNLAIKGAALQYKARGRHIVTTQLEHPSVYESCRQLRELGWEVTFVAPASTGIVDPADIAAAIRPDTVLVSVMHVNNEIGTVQPLREIGQAIKAVNRRTLFHVDGVQGYGKLETRLKEWQAELYSLSPHKIRGPRGTGILVVREGTALFPLLTGGSHENGNRAGTENVAGIVASAKAVRMSGERREELGRRLIPLRNRLLHFIAGMPELILNSGEDGAPHIVHFSYPGMKGEVLARKLEELGMTVSTRSACSSRLAEPSRILLSIGRDVPAALGGIRISLGDIHTEADVALLEQALLAAVQSLKKAEGGLK; encoded by the coding sequence ATGCTTTACTGGGATTACGCTGCTGCTGCCCCGCCGTATGATGAGGTCGTGCAGACAGTGGAACAAATTATGAGGCTGCATTATGCCAACCCTTCCTCCCTGCACCGCGCCGGGGTGGAAGCGGAACGGCTTATCACGCGTGCGCGGGAAGTATGCGCAGCCGCACTTGCTGTACAGCCTCACGAAATTTTGTTTACCTCGGGAGCCACCGAGAGCAACAACCTGGCTATCAAAGGCGCTGCCCTGCAGTATAAGGCAAGAGGAAGGCATATCGTGACAACACAGTTGGAGCATCCTTCAGTGTATGAGAGCTGCCGGCAGCTGCGGGAGCTGGGCTGGGAGGTAACTTTTGTCGCGCCTGCAAGCACAGGGATAGTGGACCCGGCGGATATAGCTGCTGCCATCCGGCCGGATACAGTACTTGTGAGTGTCATGCATGTCAACAATGAGATTGGAACAGTACAGCCCCTGCGGGAGATCGGCCAAGCAATCAAAGCGGTGAACCGCCGGACGCTGTTTCATGTCGATGGAGTGCAGGGTTATGGCAAACTGGAGACACGGCTGAAGGAGTGGCAGGCCGAGCTGTACAGCCTGTCGCCGCACAAAATCCGTGGTCCGCGCGGCACAGGGATACTGGTGGTCCGGGAAGGAACTGCATTGTTCCCGCTGCTGACGGGAGGCTCCCATGAAAATGGAAACCGTGCCGGAACCGAAAATGTAGCGGGAATTGTCGCTTCCGCCAAGGCCGTGCGGATGAGCGGTGAGCGGCGGGAAGAACTGGGGAGACGGCTGATTCCGCTCCGCAACCGGCTGCTGCATTTTATTGCGGGCATGCCTGAGCTTATCCTGAACAGCGGGGAGGACGGCGCACCTCATATTGTCCATTTCTCCTACCCGGGCATGAAAGGGGAAGTGCTTGCGCGCAAGCTGGAGGAGCTGGGGATGACGGTTTCGACCCGTTCCGCGTGTTCTTCGCGGCTTGCTGAACCGAGCCGGATCCTGCTGTCGATCGGCAGAGACGTCCCTGCGGCTCTGGGAGGTATCCGGATCAGCCTGGGGGACATTCATACAGAAGCTGATGTAGCTCTGCTTGAACAAGCCCTGCTGGCTGCTGTACAGTCATTGAAGAAAGCTGAAGGAGGCCTGAAATAA
- a CDS encoding pyridoxamine 5'-phosphate oxidase family protein, with protein MSEAVAQLNETLLTMLQSETFVLLNTVDAESGGPTSTAISWIYAVSPSIVRLAVDHRSRLVNNMKVNPLVTITVFGEGTVHAINGRALVRQDPLPGVPFKMCCFDVEIEAVRNALFYGAQLETAPKYAKVYDARAAEKLDGQVFAAMQKAQ; from the coding sequence ATGTCCGAAGCCGTTGCACAGCTCAATGAAACCCTGCTAACCATGCTGCAGTCAGAGACTTTTGTTCTGCTGAATACTGTGGATGCGGAATCCGGCGGGCCTACGTCTACCGCTATTTCCTGGATCTATGCAGTGAGCCCTTCTATAGTGCGTCTCGCAGTAGACCACCGCTCCAGACTTGTGAACAATATGAAGGTTAATCCGCTCGTGACCATAACGGTTTTCGGCGAGGGAACCGTGCACGCAATTAACGGGCGCGCTTTGGTGAGGCAGGACCCGCTGCCCGGTGTTCCATTCAAAATGTGCTGTTTTGATGTTGAAATTGAAGCGGTCCGCAATGCGCTGTTTTATGGCGCTCAGTTGGAGACCGCCCCAAAATATGCCAAGGTATACGATGCACGTGCGGCTGAGAAGCTGGACGGACAGGTGTTTGCTGCCATGCAAAAAGCCCAGTGA
- a CDS encoding DUF1540 domain-containing protein: MRFFVLFSAKGAVANWKPLYSIGEAYCGHNEAEVITMANAKTLVKCSVSNCHYWGEQNLCRADEILIEIDKHAGNAFKEEYAEEMTEQGHHDYAGNSSATCCLTFKPNA, translated from the coding sequence ATGCGGTTTTTTGTGCTTTTCTCCGCTAAGGGAGCTGTGGCGAATTGGAAACCCTTGTACAGCATAGGGGAGGCTTACTGCGGACATAATGAAGCCGAGGTGATAACTATGGCAAACGCAAAAACGCTTGTAAAATGCAGTGTGAGCAACTGTCATTATTGGGGAGAACAAAACTTGTGCCGTGCAGACGAAATACTCATCGAAATCGACAAGCATGCAGGCAACGCCTTCAAGGAAGAATATGCCGAGGAAATGACGGAGCAGGGCCATCACGATTATGCCGGTAATTCTTCTGCTACCTGTTGTCTGACGTTCAAGCCTAACGCTTAG
- a CDS encoding YlaH-like family protein, with amino-acid sequence MQSWFAAHPIVAYIVIFILLTYVYNRVFRVNQKLPIGKEIVLYVMMALGSGMLLIFQHDKLPIIQCLLVAVGLMLLVRVRYMVKARQKRKAAAAGKRQ; translated from the coding sequence TTGCAGAGCTGGTTCGCAGCGCATCCTATTGTGGCTTATATTGTCATTTTTATTTTACTGACTTATGTGTACAACCGTGTTTTCCGTGTGAATCAGAAGCTGCCGATCGGCAAGGAGATTGTTCTCTATGTAATGATGGCGCTCGGCTCTGGAATGCTGCTCATCTTCCAGCATGACAAGCTGCCGATCATTCAGTGCCTGCTGGTGGCTGTAGGACTAATGCTGCTGGTAAGAGTCCGCTATATGGTGAAAGCCCGGCAGAAACGCAAAGCGGCGGCAGCGGGCAAACGGCAGTAA
- a CDS encoding TerC family protein: MNTSVLDFILPLLNIIFLDLILAGDNAIVIGLAARNLQGRTQKKAILLGTGGAVVLRIIATILVVWLLKIPWLLLFGGLLLILIAYKLLAGDNGGPDVQAGGTLWSAVRTIIIADAAMGLDNVIAIAGAANHNIVLVVLGLLISVPIVVWGSTLFIKLMGRYPWIIYIGSAVLGLTASSMITEEKRIAPFVEEHPLLRILFILLVIGGILASGHWKRVLDHRKAVPSGGASDD; encoded by the coding sequence TTGAATACATCCGTTCTGGATTTCATATTGCCGCTGCTGAATATTATCTTTCTGGATCTGATTCTGGCTGGTGACAATGCCATTGTCATCGGCCTGGCTGCGCGGAATTTACAAGGCCGGACACAGAAAAAAGCAATCCTGCTGGGCACAGGCGGAGCTGTGGTCCTGCGGATTATTGCCACTATTCTGGTAGTTTGGCTGTTGAAGATTCCCTGGCTGCTGCTGTTCGGCGGCCTGCTGCTTATTCTAATCGCCTACAAACTGCTGGCCGGAGACAACGGAGGGCCCGATGTCCAGGCAGGCGGGACGCTTTGGTCGGCGGTGCGGACAATTATCATCGCTGACGCAGCCATGGGGCTGGATAATGTGATCGCGATTGCCGGGGCTGCCAACCACAATATTGTACTGGTTGTGCTGGGACTGCTGATCAGCGTGCCGATCGTAGTCTGGGGCAGCACCCTGTTCATCAAGCTGATGGGCCGGTATCCCTGGATCATCTATATCGGCTCCGCTGTGCTTGGGCTGACCGCTTCCAGTATGATTACAGAAGAAAAGCGGATTGCCCCTTTTGTGGAGGAGCATCCGCTGCTGCGCATTCTTTTTATTCTTCTGGTGATTGGCGGAATCCTGGCGTCAGGCCACTGGAAGCGAGTCCTGGACCACCGCAAAGCGGTACCTAGCGGCGGAGCGTCGGACGATTGA
- the typA gene encoding translational GTPase TypA, whose amino-acid sequence MHSRKDIRNIAIIAHVDHGKTTLVDQLLQQSGIFSAHEHLQERAMDSNDLERERGITILAKNTAITYKEFLINIVDTPGHADFGGEVERIMKMVDGVLLVVDAYEGCMPQTKFVLRKALEQHLTPIVVVNKIDRPAARPKEVIDEVLDLFIELEASDDQLEFPVVYASALNGTSSMDAEKQDDTMLALYETIVEHIPAPTEKVEEPLQFLVTLMDYNEYLGRIAIGRVNRGVIKQGQSVTVIMRDGKSKTARIEKLFGFQGLKRVETDEAGAGDIVAIAGIKDINIGETIADPQNPEALPVLKIDEPTMQMTFLVNNSPFAGREGKWVTSRKLRERLFKELETDVSLRVQETDSPDAFIVSGRGELHLGILIENMRREGYEMQVSKPEVIVKEIDGAKMEPLERLMIDIPEESMGAVMESLGTRKAEMVNMINHGTGQVRLEFLIPARGLIGYNTYFLTLTRGYGVMNHAFDSYAPLIGGQVGGRHQGVLVSSETGNTTLYGMMGVEDRGILFLEPGTEIYEGMIVGEHTRDNDIIVNICKEKQLTNVRSATKDETVKMKTPRLFSLEGALEYLNDDEYCEITPKSVRLRKKILNKGERERVEKQRKAAQASQA is encoded by the coding sequence ATGCATTCAAGAAAAGATATTCGCAATATTGCGATCATTGCCCACGTTGACCATGGCAAGACAACACTCGTCGATCAGCTTCTGCAGCAGTCCGGGATTTTCAGTGCGCACGAGCACCTTCAAGAACGGGCCATGGACTCGAATGATCTGGAGCGGGAACGCGGAATTACCATCCTAGCCAAAAATACAGCAATTACCTATAAAGAGTTCCTGATTAACATTGTAGATACCCCGGGACACGCCGACTTCGGCGGTGAAGTGGAACGTATCATGAAGATGGTTGACGGTGTACTGCTGGTTGTAGATGCTTATGAAGGCTGCATGCCGCAAACGAAGTTCGTTTTGCGCAAAGCGCTGGAGCAGCACCTGACACCTATCGTTGTGGTGAATAAGATTGACCGTCCTGCGGCCCGTCCGAAGGAAGTTATCGATGAAGTACTTGACTTGTTCATTGAACTGGAAGCCAGTGATGACCAATTGGAATTCCCGGTTGTTTATGCTTCCGCGCTTAACGGCACATCGAGTATGGACGCTGAGAAACAGGATGACACGATGCTTGCCCTGTACGAAACAATCGTTGAACATATCCCGGCTCCAACCGAAAAGGTTGAAGAGCCTTTGCAGTTCCTTGTTACTTTGATGGACTACAACGAATATCTGGGACGTATCGCGATCGGACGCGTGAACCGCGGCGTAATCAAGCAAGGCCAATCCGTTACAGTCATCATGCGTGACGGCAAAAGCAAAACAGCCCGCATTGAGAAGCTCTTTGGCTTCCAGGGCCTGAAGCGGGTGGAAACCGATGAAGCGGGCGCAGGGGACATCGTGGCGATCGCCGGGATCAAGGATATCAACATCGGCGAAACGATTGCTGATCCGCAGAATCCTGAAGCGCTGCCTGTTCTGAAGATTGATGAGCCGACGATGCAAATGACGTTCCTCGTGAACAACAGTCCTTTTGCCGGCAGAGAAGGTAAATGGGTAACTTCCCGTAAGCTGCGTGAACGTCTCTTCAAAGAGCTGGAAACCGATGTCAGCCTGCGTGTGCAGGAAACTGACAGCCCTGACGCCTTCATCGTGTCCGGACGCGGTGAGCTTCACTTGGGGATTCTGATTGAGAATATGCGCCGTGAAGGCTACGAAATGCAGGTATCCAAGCCTGAGGTTATCGTTAAGGAAATCGACGGAGCCAAAATGGAGCCGCTTGAGCGTCTGATGATTGATATTCCCGAAGAAAGCATGGGCGCCGTAATGGAAAGTCTGGGAACACGCAAAGCAGAGATGGTCAACATGATCAATCATGGTACTGGCCAGGTTCGTCTGGAATTCCTGATTCCTGCACGTGGTCTGATCGGTTACAACACATACTTCCTGACCCTGACCCGCGGTTATGGTGTGATGAACCATGCGTTTGACAGCTATGCTCCACTGATCGGCGGACAGGTTGGCGGACGTCACCAAGGCGTACTCGTATCCAGCGAAACCGGAAATACGACTCTATATGGCATGATGGGCGTAGAGGACCGTGGTATCCTCTTCCTGGAGCCGGGAACTGAAATTTATGAAGGCATGATCGTGGGTGAACATACCCGGGATAATGACATCATTGTAAATATCTGCAAAGAAAAACAGCTGACTAACGTCCGTTCGGCGACGAAGGATGAAACCGTAAAGATGAAGACGCCTCGTCTGTTCTCACTGGAAGGTGCGCTTGAGTACCTGAACGATGATGAATATTGCGAAATCACGCCTAAATCTGTCCGCTTGCGTAAAAAAATCCTGAATAAGGGCGAACGCGAACGTGTAGAAAAGCAGCGCAAAGCGGCACAAGCCAGCCAAGCCTAA
- a CDS encoding YhcN/YlaJ family sporulation lipoprotein: MRKSMCLLLVLLLLTSCGIANKESSPSPQNKQSAKALNSQGNREVRNLAGSDAGLMPQSQPGQPSGAGDESDVALKDHFEQLASRVPGVKGAHCVVMNNVAVVGIDVDGTLTRSRVGNIKYSVAEAIRKDPRSVKALVTADMDVSSRIAEMGRHISKGHPVSGFASEMADIIGRIMPQLPEDTKPRGNQ, translated from the coding sequence ATGAGAAAATCAATGTGTCTGTTGCTGGTACTGCTGCTGCTGACAAGCTGCGGTATCGCTAATAAAGAGTCATCACCCTCTCCTCAGAATAAACAATCGGCAAAAGCTTTGAACAGCCAGGGGAACCGCGAAGTGCGGAATTTGGCTGGAAGTGATGCAGGCCTTATGCCTCAATCACAGCCCGGACAACCTTCTGGCGCTGGAGATGAAAGCGATGTTGCACTCAAAGACCATTTTGAGCAGTTGGCCAGTAGAGTTCCTGGTGTAAAAGGCGCCCACTGTGTGGTCATGAACAACGTCGCCGTAGTAGGTATTGATGTTGACGGAACACTTACCCGGTCACGGGTAGGAAACATCAAATATTCCGTGGCTGAAGCCATCCGCAAGGACCCGAGAAGTGTAAAAGCACTTGTCACTGCCGATATGGATGTCTCCAGCAGAATTGCTGAAATGGGACGGCATATCAGCAAAGGACACCCGGTATCGGGATTCGCCTCCGAGATGGCTGACATTATCGGCCGCATTATGCCGCAGCTTCCGGAAGATACCAAACCTCGCGGCAACCAGTAG
- a CDS encoding PhoH family protein gives MKKIFVLDTNVLLHDPNSIFAFKEHEVVIPAVVLEEIDSKKRNADEIGRNARTVSRLLDGLRELGHLHSGVVLEHGGTLKVELNHRSFVKVQEMFGEVSNDNRILAVALNYLHEENEKAEPSPVVLVSKDVLVRIKADVLGITPEDYLSDRTGDLNELYAGYQSLMVHPSLIDEYYSHRSLSVKQLALSYPLYPHEFVIMKDEIGTGKSALLKVNSDASRLEPLYLGNDAVWGISARNAQQRMALELLLNDDIPLVTITGKAGTGKTLLALAAGLFKVEDEHKYKKLLIARPVVPMGKDIGYLPGEKDEKLRPWMQPIYDNLEFLFDTKKSGDIDKILMGLGSIQVEALTYIRGRSIPSQFIIIDEAQNLSRHEVKTIVSRAGEGSKVILMGDPEQIDHPYLDAASNGLSYIVEKFKQQGISGHITLEKGERSHLAQLAADLL, from the coding sequence ATGAAAAAGATATTTGTACTAGACACCAACGTGCTTCTGCACGACCCCAATTCGATTTTTGCTTTCAAGGAGCATGAAGTTGTTATTCCGGCTGTAGTCCTGGAAGAAATCGACTCCAAGAAGCGTAATGCCGATGAAATCGGCCGCAACGCCCGCACCGTGTCGCGCTTATTAGACGGACTTCGTGAACTGGGCCACCTGCACAGCGGTGTGGTACTCGAGCATGGAGGCACGCTGAAGGTAGAGCTTAACCACCGCAGCTTCGTTAAGGTACAGGAAATGTTCGGTGAAGTGTCCAATGACAACCGGATATTGGCTGTCGCGCTCAATTATCTCCATGAGGAGAATGAAAAGGCTGAACCGAGTCCTGTGGTACTCGTGAGTAAAGATGTGCTCGTCCGCATCAAGGCGGATGTGCTTGGCATTACACCGGAGGATTATCTGTCCGACCGAACCGGTGACCTAAATGAGCTCTACGCAGGTTATCAGTCTTTGATGGTTCATCCTTCGCTGATTGATGAATATTACAGCCACCGTTCTTTATCCGTCAAACAGTTGGCCCTATCTTACCCGCTGTATCCGCATGAGTTCGTTATCATGAAGGATGAGATTGGCACCGGCAAGTCGGCTCTGCTCAAAGTCAACAGCGACGCATCCCGCCTGGAGCCGCTATACCTCGGGAATGATGCGGTATGGGGAATCAGTGCCCGCAACGCCCAGCAGCGGATGGCGCTGGAACTGCTGCTGAATGATGATATTCCGCTTGTGACCATAACCGGTAAAGCGGGAACTGGCAAAACTTTGCTGGCCCTGGCTGCCGGACTGTTCAAAGTGGAAGACGAGCATAAGTACAAGAAGCTGCTGATCGCCCGTCCGGTCGTTCCGATGGGGAAGGATATTGGGTACCTGCCGGGCGAGAAGGACGAGAAGCTTCGTCCCTGGATGCAGCCGATTTATGATAATCTTGAATTTCTGTTCGATACGAAAAAGTCCGGCGATATTGATAAAATCTTGATGGGGCTGGGCAGCATCCAAGTGGAGGCCCTCACCTATATCCGCGGACGTTCGATCCCGTCTCAATTCATCATCATCGATGAGGCGCAGAACCTTTCCCGCCATGAGGTAAAGACCATTGTCTCCCGGGCCGGGGAAGGCAGTAAAGTAATCCTCATGGGCGACCCGGAGCAAATTGACCATCCTTATCTCGATGCTGCAAGCAATGGGCTCAGCTACATCGTGGAGAAGTTCAAGCAGCAGGGCATCAGCGGCCATATCACCCTTGAAAAGGGCGAGCGTTCGCACCTGGCCCAGCTGGCCGCCGATCTGCTGTAG